DNA from Drosophila suzukii chromosome 2R, CBGP_Dsuzu_IsoJpt1.0, whole genome shotgun sequence:
AGTAGAGATCGGATTCCTGGGACACCAGTATGGCTATGTCCATTTTCTGGACCATATTTACAATGTTCATGGTCGTGGCCCAGTGATAGGCGGCCACCAGGCCCAGAATGGAGGTGGTGGCGGTGGATATGTTCTTTGTCCAGGTGACATAGCTCTCGATGGGGGCGCGGTATATCAGTTTGTAGTTATCCGGAAGCCTGTCGCCGGTCaggagccttctttccacttCCCCGGAGCCCACATTCCGCCACTTGCAGAGCGTGCTACTTGTGCTGAATGGAGAATGGGTGTTATTAGCCAAGTTTCTTTAGGTATAACCAGTTATTTACTCACTGCAACCCCTGGTATTTTGTTATAGCCGCAAGTGGCGTTAAATTCACCAATTTCACATTTCGTAAGAGAGCCGCACACATTTTCGCTTGTTATTGTGTTGCTATCGCCAAGTCAGTCTGGCAACACAGTCAGCTGTGCGCGGGAGTTGCCGGATCGCGCGGTCGCAGTAGCTCCGAATTTAGCGTCAGTTTTCCAGGGGGATTTGAGCCCCACTCCGCCCCCAACCATTCAGTAGGTAAACAACACAGCCGTAGAACAGTCTTTTCCAGTTTCCACATCCTTAGCTAGGAACACGTTCTGTAGGCCGGGTACCgtttatatttttgataaCTTACAGCATGGATTCGAAACGCGCGGCCCTTGATACGGGCGACGGTCCGGTCGCGAAACGCAGTGACATTGGTAGCTCCTCCCGGGAGTCGTCTCCTGGCGACGGCAACCAGATCTCTCTGGCCAAGCATGTGGCCCCGTTCACGGGCAATGGATGCAGTGCCTCGCTGGAGTCCTACTTGTACGATACGACTCCTGCGGGCAGCCAACTGCTGTCGTGGAGCGCTGCCGCAGATGGGCCAACTTCTGATAACGACGCGGAGCTGGAGAAGATCACCCGCGCCAACAGGAAACGTAAGCTGTCATTGATTGACATGTGTCAGATAGCCAGATCCTAATGAACATCTATTGTAATTGCAATCCTCTCCAGCCGATCCCGCCAAGATGTCCCGCAGGGAGCTGGCCAAACAGCGCCGCGAGCACACTTTGAAGGCCCTTGCCCTGGAACGCGAGCTAACCAGCAAGCCAGGCCAGTCAGCCGCGTCCGTGGTGCTGCTCATCCGCTTCCCCGACCCCGAGATAACTGGTCCCATGCTGGCCAGCCTGTCCAAGGAGATCCGCGACGTGGTCTTGCCCGCCAGTGTGGCTCCGCGCTACTGCCTAGTGCACCTGAGGCCCGGCGCAGATGTGGAGGCCACCATTCGCGACATCAACAAGGCACGCTTTGGCACCGGGTTCCTGCGGGCGGAGGTCAAGCCTTTCTCCGATGAGGAGCAGGCCGAGTTTATTGATCCTTGCTCGCTGTACGTGAGCAACATACCCTTCAACATGACCACCTCGGCCATCAAGGCCTACTTCGCCAGCGCCATGCGCGTGGACATCGGCGTGCTGAAGCGCGAGAAGCGCGCTCGCTACGCCTTCGTGCGCTACGCCAGTCCTGAGCAGACCATGGAAGCATTCAAGGAGCTGATCGAATCTCCGCTGAACAGCCGCATTCTCACAGTACGCTACCGCCGCCTTCGAAAGCGCTCCGGCATGCCCATGGTGCAGTGCACCAGCTCATTCCAGACGATCCCCTCGCCCAGTATCGACGACGACAACGCCGACTGCAAGCTCATTTCCCCACCGCCCGTGGAGTCGATCGTAATCAGCGACAGTGACAACTGCTCCGACTCCAGTGGCAACGGAAAGAGCGGCAGCAAACGTAAGACAAAGATAAGCAAGCAGGAGAAGGAGATTCAAAAGCTCAAGCGCCAGATGGCCGAGTATGGCGCCATCATTAAGAACTTGCAAGTCGGACAATCGTGCCTAGGAAGTGAGGATTTCGGTTTTAGTTTGTGAAGATCGTACAAAATAATCCTTTTCCATTTGCAGCTTCGTTTATACCTGATCTAACACCCAAAACAGAGCCGTGCGTGAATCCATCAGCTTGTATAATGGGATCCAATGCGGTCCCCCTAATGCGCGACATCAAACAGGAGTGTGCCTACTTAGGAATCCCCGATAACAGCAGCTCCGATATCATACCGGCTAGCAAGCCAACCGCGCCACCACTAGATGACAGCCCGAAGAAATCGAAAAGTATATAAACATTTCATTAAGTGTCCTTCGCCCCTCACATCCCTCCTCGTATCTTACTTAGCAACATGTTTTGGCCGGATGTTTTCAGGTCCCTTCAGACGACGCAAGAGTGCCAAGCAGACAGCTGACAAGTATGAGGCCTTAGGGGCCTCGCCCGAGAAGGACGCCAGACTCGAGGAGCTCTACGCCCAGCTGGAATGCGATCCTGATCCTTAAACTGTCATGCTAAGGTCTACCAAATTACTCGTCGCAGGCGATCCTGAGAATAAtaatttagtttattttttattggatttccgtttgtttatttgttatCTTTTCGTTTTTGTTCAGTTTCTCTCATTTCAGCGTACATTTATggtatataaaataaaattacacaTAATAATACGTAAGTTAAATAATATTTcggttttaaatattaaacccGAACAAATATCGCTTAAGGGACTGTCTTAAATATCACTTATACAATAATCATATGTACTCGATGATTTTCATATTAGTTTATATATGGTCAAGTCGCGTATCGTTTCGTAAAACTTAAAACTCTTACAGTTGCGAAATCGATGCACAGCTGGAGGAACTCTCTGAAGTCCATGTCCCATGTGCACACATTAACAATTATATCTAAACTAAAGTACGTTCAATGTTcagtatttaatttttgtttggttCTCTCCAATTCATTGCATATGGCTCGTTAAATTTAATATCGCAATTTGTCATTACCAAAACAGTTGACTACATAAAGAACTTCTGCTATGATATGACTTCTGATCGGTTTGTCGTTAGAATGCGGAATGTTATAAACtatttcattatatttaagGCTGATTTTATTTACACAACAACAAAAGTATTTGATAAGGCACCTGTTTCACATGCTGATCGCTCAATTTACAATTGATATTCTGTTCGATTTCAATTTGTATTTTtcattatttgtttatttggaTTTCCTCTCATCGTATTCGATATGATGTTACGCATTTGAATTTCAAGCACTATCGGTGACCAACGTGCGGTAAAATTTTGGAAACTTTACTCGAGTTGCTAGCTTTGTTCCTAAGGTTCTCAAAATGCACTGCCTATGGGTTGCTGGGATCAGAGGCTCTTTTAGCTAACGATGAGCTTGGAGACGAGGCACATCAGGATGGTGGTAATCACAGTGCTAACGGCGCCGGTGCTTGAAATTTTCGTTTGCGACATGGCTCCATTTCCGGTCCGCTCCGCCACTTCCGGTGCGATAGGCTCGTCGTTGGACTGATGATCGCCCACGGCTAAGGAAAACGGGTGTTTAAGAAATCAAATTAGTTAAGTTATACGTTAAGCTATTCAGGTTAGGGATATTCTGTGCAGAAGAGTCTTAGATCTAAGCTAAAGTAGTTTTAGAActggaaaagtttttttttttaagcataAGTGTTGGGAGTTTTCGAAGGAAGAGGGgatagaaaaataaatataacttaagTAACTTAAGGGGGggttcaaataaaaataattgatGTAACATACTCTTCACTCTGTAAACTCGTTTCTTTCTATTTGGCTTGGTTTGGCGTTTCGGCAGGCGGCGCAGGTCTTGGGCGTGGCATGTTTTATATATGTTTCGATTGGATGGTATACTTTATTCAGATCAGACAGAGATCACTCAAGCGGGCGATGAATAAACACTAATGCTGGCAAATTACAACTGGGACTGGCTACAACACACGGATGAGCGCGAGATCCTCTAGACTAGAAGAATCTGTTCGTTAGGCCCCACATCCAGCCGGGCAGAAGACCCTGATTCGGATTCGGGATCGGGTTCGGCACTTGCGGTGCTGTGTACATCAGGTGCGGATATAGGAACCGCAAATCAAAaggttttttaatttaaaggaACAAAAGTAGAGAATAGAAagcataaataaaacaattctTCGGGATGTGACATGTAGGTAGAAGGGGATGTGCTCAAACAAACATACGTATGTGGCAGTAATGCGATAGGATCAGGCATTCTACTGGATGATAATACCGAGGAGCAGGAAGAATCAGCTTGGCGAGACTACAACTACACACACAAAGTACGAGCAGGAGGCGGGGggagaaagaaaagaaagtaGCAGTCAGAATAAGCTCTTTTTCGCTATATGCTATATAGGCTTTATGCTTTATGGGGCGGCACATTCGCTTTGTAATTCTTCTGCGTGATGTGTCTTTATGTGGGTGGTTAATGGAGTTGGTGTTCGTTTTCGTTCggctgttgttgttcttgttgttgtggttTTCTGGATGTGTGCTGTGGTtaatttttcttgtttttatatcCGCGTCTCTTAAAGCCTGCAagaaatatacatacatacatacagacagatGACAATGGCGAATACGATTCGAGTTTTTTTGGAGTGGAGTTCGGCTTTTGGCTTTTGTTGAATGCAAATTAAACGAAAAAAACGATTATGGGCCAGTCACGTGCATGCGATTGTTAAGCGAGTGTCATACAAATATCCGATTGTGGGTCATAACGGGATGTGTGGACCACATATACAGCTCTATATACCAGGGGGAATTTACGAGTCTTTATAATACCCCCCGACTTTCCTTTCCATGCAGGTGTAAATCTTTTGTTTGCTCTAGATTAGTACGGTTTCGGTTTGTTCATGCAATTAACGTAGGGATTTCAGAAACTCGGGTGTGTAAGTGTGACTTTGGGTGGTGTAAATGGTGTAGGTGGTTCGGTGGGGTGGTGGGTGAGTAGGTGAGTGGGTGGTTTTTACGTGTGGCTCAACCCAGCCACTTAGCCATTTGGAAATTTTGTGCCGAGGGTGCCAAAACAAGGAAACGGTTACGCATCAACAATGTTCGAGTTTTTGCGATTTTTTGACTACAGGGTAAAGAGTTTAGTTCAGGGGAGTGGAAAGTCAAATATTAATAGTACCATATCTAGATAAATACTTAGTGCTACGAAACTATGGAACTTGGGTGGTTGGGGCTACCATTTCAGGGACTTGTGGTGTTTAACAAATAGTGTTGCTTTTTCTTGGGGTTAGCCAGTTAGTAACCATTTGCAAATGCTAAGTTAAGTTCTACAGATTAGTTAGTTAGAATGTGCGCATGCTGGGTTCGTGACTTATAGGCTAGGAAGATGGTTTTCATTGGAGTTGATCTTGGACCACAGTTAGTGAGACCGACTGACCAGTAGTTTtggttgctgctgttgttgctgtagATAATTGCTTTAAAATGTTCTTGGCTATTAAACTGTAAGCAagatattaaattatttttgtttttttaatagttGTTTCTTAGGCTTTAAACTTTGTACATGGTATGCTAAATTGAGTTGGTTAGTTGGAATCAAAAACCCAAAATACCGAAAGCATAAGAAAAACAGAGATGGGTTAGTTTGGTTAATGGAAAGACACACAGTTGTCAGTAAGTGGAAAAATTTCAAAGTTGGGTTAGTTTCAAGATTAGTATCGctagttttaaaaatgttatttaaaaatatatttttagtacaATTAAGTTAGTTTGGTTGAGGGTGTTAGATATGTTTTATACTCTAAAGAGAAGTGTTCTCTGCCAAGTAAGGCTTAGCATGAGAACTGTGAAACAAAACTAAAGTAAAACACCACAAAATCAAGATTAAgagaaattaataaatgtacacgatatataaatacaaaatatatatagacTGAGCAAAAGACATTGGACATACACAGTTTGgtaattagttttttcaataggtattattaatgtatttCTTCCATAGGCAACAAAGACAAACACATTCGACTTGAGTAATAGAATTTCACTACATAGACATTAACTTAATTAAACATACCATATAGATAggatttatattattattatcattatcatttcATGACTCGTAACTGCTTCTCGCTAAGTAACAACTCATACAAGACTTCTTTCTATGAGATCTTTTTATCTAGACTTTACAGAGTTCGGTATTCGATATTCGTGGATCCAGTAGATCGATTCGAGCTCAAACAAAACTACCGCTGAGTCGGTCCCACTCACCTGCGTCGAAATCATCACCATTACCATCGTCGGCATGCGGGATCATGGAGTGCTGTTCGAACTCGTTGTCGGAACCCTCGACGATATTACCTGTGGACGAGGGCGTGTTCTTGCAGCCGAACCACCAGTGGGCGGTGGGTCTGGGGAAGGGGGGCGTGGCCGAGTCAACCTGTGGGGAAATTATAATATAGAACTGACATATGAAGAGCTATTAGTACTTACAGCAAATCGGGCATCGTGGAATCGGTAGTACTTGTCGCCCTTGAAGAAGTACGTGTATCCATTGGTGTACTTGAGCGCAGCATCTAGGTTATTGGGAACACCCTCCCAGTTGGAGATCGGCTTGGGATAGCTAGACTTCACTGGTGGCCTCTTGGCCGGATCGAATCGCCAGAACTTGCTGCCCTTGAAGAAGTAGATCTTGCCATTGCCTCCCCAGACCATCGCCGCGTCCAGATGATCGGGAATGCCCGTGAAGCCCTCGCTAATTTCCTTGGGGTAAACGCCGTCCATCTGGCGACCCTGGTAGCGCCAGTACTGGGTTCCCTTGAAGAAGTACGTCTTGCCGTTCTTGTACGTGAACGCTGCATCGATGTTGCTCGGCAATCCTGGCCAGCCCTTCGAGATGAGCTGCGGGTAGCCCTCCTCCACAGAATCGGTGGTCAGCTTATAGAACTTGTCGCCCTTGAAGGCGAATGTCTCGCCCTGCGCCGAGTTGAAGAGGGTGTCCACCTTGGAGTCCTTGCAGATGGAGTCGTCCAGTGGGACCTTGGGCGGAGTGAATGGCCGCTGAGTGGTGGGCGGGTAGATGTTGGTGGGTCTCAGCTGGTTGGTCTTCCTGCCATAAAGCGACTGGATGGCTGCCTTGTCGTCTTCGTCCAGCTTGAAGACAGGTTCGAAGCCACGGTAGAAGGGAGCCATTAGGGCTGAGCTCTGATCGGAGTGGGACAGACCCAGGGAATGACCAAATTCGTGGGCGGCCACCTGGAAAAGATTGGTGCCACGCGGCGACCCAATGGTCCACAGTTCCGCATCATCGAAGTGGGCATCTCCTCCGAACACAGGGAAGAAGGCATGGGCCAAGGTGCCACCCTGACCATCGAAGGCATCGCCATCACCATGCTCGCTCTCCACGAACCTGGAAAAACAGATAATAGTGGTTATTAATTAGTATTTGTGGTATACTGTGCATGTGGCGGCAGATCTATCTGCAATGCCTGCAGCAGACTTACTTAATTTCGATGTGCACGGGGCCGGAGGTCTTCCTGGTGAAGGTCAGATCGGTGTCCTCGGACCACACGGCGAAGGCGCGTCCGATCtccgcatccacatccacgCGCTTCAGTCGCTTGGGGTACTTGGAGATCTTGTAGGTGAGGTTCTTCACACGCCAGCGACTGCCCTGGAGGGCATATCGCTTGGAGCGACTGTCGCCGGTTCCCACGCGATCCCGCACTCCGCAACGTGGCAGAGACATCAGTTTCATGGTCTCCGCATCCAGCTCGCCGGTGATGTTCAATCCCGCGAAGCTCTGGAACTCCTCGATGGCGCTGACCCAGGTCTGTTGGTCATGGAGCCCACTGCTGGCAGGATTGCGGGCTGAGGCGGGTAGATAGCCAAACTGGGACAGGTAGATCTGGGGAAAGGAAAAAAGGGAGAACTTGGTTAAGGCAGGAACAACTGGGCAAGATCAATGGGCTGCGCCTGATAGCCACCCGTTGAGGCCAAGTTGATTTATGACCATCTGATTAGTCCTGGCTACCCTGTCTCCTTACCATCTGACTTGCATAATTTATGACTGCCTCACTGGCTTATAAATAATCCCAGGGGAGAGGGTTACCATACCCATATCCATATCATATccccatatatatatacctccatatatatggtatatggCGATAGCGACGTGATTGGTGAAGGTGTGAAAACTCTTAATCGATCATCAAGCATCGCTAACATTAAGGAAGCGTTTCAATTGCTAATTGTAAATTGTAACATTGAGAAATCGAATCAAAACTGTTTGCCCATCAGGGAAGTGCACTGCGATCGGAGAACAATGCGAGGTTATCTTAACAGTTAAATTCTATATAGTTGGTTAGTTACTATATAGTACTTATAGTTGTCTGGCCAATTACAACGGCAAATTGTCTTACAGCACGGCTAGAGTTTTATGCGCTTAACGTTTTGGCCATACGATTTTGGACTTGGCATGTCGATCAGGTTCCCCAGCCGTTTATGTGTCGCACATTCTTAATGACTTGATGGGTATAATGTGTATGTAGTATATAGTACATGTTGTATAATGATTTGCCGAATCTTGCATAATGCCAGCTGACTGTTAATTTTATTGTGTTCTTTCCGCCTGCGAGGAAGTAAACATTTCGCTGTCGTCTTACGAATTCAAGACGCGTCTTTTGGGGTTCTGCCAGTGGCTCTGTGATCTTTTTTTCTGGGTGGGTTCTTGATTTTCAGCAACGATCAGCTGGGTCTTCCTCTCAAAGGTAAACGAACTGTAAACAAAGCGGGGTTTCAAGTGGAAAGTATCGGTCGCTCATCTCTCGAGAGATCCACTCGaaattcagattcagattcggatTCAGAACAATTTGCCTGACTCATCGGCGACCTTAGGAATGCCTCTTTATGCAATTAACATAATTACTTGCAGTGCACAATGCCGAATAGTCAGGCACGAACGTCTTGATTACCCAGAAATCGCTGCAAAGGTGTTATGTTATTTCAGTATTTCTCGGTATGGGATTGTAATGCAGCTTTTGTCATAGAACAAACAGACTGACAGCAATCGAATGCATTGTTCCGGAGCCTCAAACATGGGCCCTTTCGGTTATCTTCTATCGATAAGATAACTCCCCATTGGCTGGGGAGCAAACAAAAGACTACTCAACCTATCCATAATTGAGTCATTTCTGACGCATTCTCCTTATACAAAGGTAAATGCGTCACAAACGCAAACGGAAGTCGGGGCTAAAACGGAAATGTTTGGCCACTAATTTAACGTGCCTCAAATAAACACTTTTCGGGAGTCATCGTTCTGCGATTCCCACTACACCTGTTCCATCGATTTAACTTGTCGTTCGGCTGAATGCATCCGCATCTATATCTATCGAGATATTCGTGCATTTGCATGTGATTAGCGTTTCTCGGGGGGATTGGAGCGGACAGATGCTCAGTGGCCATGCAAATCATTGGAAATTATGTGGGGTTGGGGTTGGGGGTGAGGTGAGGGCCACTGCAGTGGGGTCACGTTCCAGAGGGCGTTGAAATTGCACTTCAATTTATTATTGGACATTGACACAAATTCGTTGCGCTCCTCTGTTTGGCGGACAATCAAAGCAAAAATGTCAACACAGAATGGTATTTGCCTAGCCCCAACACTCTAGTTATTTCCCTGTATTACTAACTGAAAGTGCACTCGAAAAAATACTAGACAAAGTAGTATAGAGATATATAGCAAACCTCTTATATGTTAATTAAGGAATATAACTCAAAAATATTTGAACAAATAATTTCAGGTCAAAATGATGGCTTATAAACAGTAAAATGTTAACCCATAGTGGAcctaaattaattttttggcTTTGTAGTCCTACTCAGTCACTAAAAATATTCTAACTTACTAAAGGTACACTTAACAAAATAGATGTATTGATGTATATTCTAAGGCTTAAATGATAAGAAGTAATAAAGAAGTATAGGAAAAGTCAACTATAGTTGTACCTATAGGTTCAAATGATTAAAATTTTAAGCAAGTTTGATTACTTGTACCATACTTTTTCGATCAAAATAGTGTTTTATACTGATCCATTAGAGGTAACTAGTGAATTGTAATGTATTTTTTTCCGTGTAATTATACCCAGTGACTGCCAgcttgaaaaataaaatatctaTTCAGTTGGCTGACCTGCTTGCCTGGTTTACTTAGCCAAAGGAGTTGAACTTGTGGGAAGTGGCCCACGGGGGCTAGAAAACTTTAGAACTTCTAGAACTTGACTTCACCTACAAGTGCACGTGTGTTGGTGAGCCCCTGTAAAGTATGCTACAATCGCAATGCAACCTTCAAATATTTAACACAATTTGCACAGGTGCAACGTTGCAAAGTTGATTTCATTGCAAAGGGGGAAATTGCTTTGCAGTTGCAAAGAGAAAGCAGGAGCAGCTCCTTGCAGTCAATGAACTTTCACCCATTTCAgccatttaaattgaaggcgtACTCCGCTCGTTTATTTCCGGCCGAAACAAGAACAGGACATGCTTAAATTATAAACAAGTATCGCTTTGTGTATACTTTTCGTTTATATATGTGTGTAAAATGTACATTTGCCGAGGGTGCCGTGTGGAAATTGATGGGAAAATTATTGCCCAGCCAAAGAGTGGGAAAAGGAAAACTCCTGGCTTTTCCGCATTTTCGGGGGTGCGTGGTTAGTTTACGTTGGAATGTGGGTCACTCGGGTCGTTGACTTTACTTCTGGGATATAGAAAAGGAGCACCCATTTCTAAGTGCAAACAAACCTAGACCCAGTTGCACAAATATTTGCGTGGCACGTGGATAAACGAAAGTGTCTGCGACAATTAAAGGCAAATAGCAGAGGTTTTCCCTGCGATTTTCCCACTGCGCAGGCAATTTGAGTTGTCCAATCTAGTGGATGCCTAACTAGCAAACAGGCTTAActtgtttaaatgtttttttaacgCGGCGATTACATCATTACACCGCGCAAATCGAAGCGCAGGCGCCTCATTTGGCGGCATTTCTTTTTGGTTTTCCACAACTGATTGAAAAAGAAAACTCAAAACTATAACGAAACCGAGGGAAAACCAAAACAGAAACTGGGCCAACTGGGCGATATTAAATGCAGCTTAAAGTTGTATAACCCATTCAATTTAATTCAGGACCCGAGAGAGGGATTAAATTGGCAGAATTTCGAGCTGGTTTTTTGCCATCCAAATTGGGTTTTAGAGCGTACTTTTGGCCATAAAAGGAAAGGCTTTTGCGTAGAAAAGAACTTTAAAGTAGAAATAGCAAATTGAAATGGTGCACTTGAGATATAAAACACATAATTCAGTTCAGACAAATTCCTTGACATTTAGCCCGGGCAACTCCCACAGAATATTTGACATTTCCACCAAGGTGTCTTTCCATTACTGTTGCCTTTCTTTTTGCCATGTTTTTTTCCCCCTTCAAGTGGCTAATTCGCATAGCGATAAATAAGCGTCAAGATGCTAAGATAACCGGACAATAAAAAGCGCTATTCATGCAAAACACTGAGGCAAAAAAGGATTTTATTCGCCAGCCTTTTTAAGCTGCTTGTAGCGGGTTGTTTATGGCAAGACGCGTGAAATGCTAGGCTATGGATGACCTTAGGGAAGTCTGAAAATGGAGAAAGGATGTTCTCAGAAAGGGGCAAAAACTATCATTTGTTTGCCAAGTGGCAAGGCTTTcgctttgtttgtttgtttgcttgtGCTTTTGGCACCTCGTGAAGGTCGCACGCAACAATTTCATAGGCAAATCAATCAAACTTGGCTAAAAGCATACATTTCTATCGATTGATTTGGGGCtaggaaaatggggaaacCCAGGTGGGAAAGTGCAAATTAACCTGACGCATTTCCCTAGCTGAGTTCTGGCTTTGATTGGCTATATTTAGAGCAGGAAAGTtattctttcttttttgttcGCCCACTGCGATGACGAACTCGTATGCCTGAGCTCATTCCAATTTGGAACGAGTAATTAACCTCTTGACAGCTCCATTATGTGCGGCTACTTGCTATCCAAACTTATGACTCACTGGGCACTGGATCTAAGTAGTTTTCCTGTTCAGATCTGATCTAGCTGGATATTATTAATGGTCGCCAATGAGAAAGTGCAATCTGATCGAGGTGGTCTCGGCGATTTGCATTTGCTGGGAGATTTATTGGAAAGAGTTTGGGATCGAACAAAGAACCTGACATTGGAGAGACAAACACGTCGTTC
Protein-coding regions in this window:
- the Mmp1 gene encoding matrix metalloproteinase-14 isoform X1; this translates as MTIRQATGASNCKTSNKMTNCQSSVFIVVGTLFSILAAAQTAPVSTTTQAEIYLSQFGYLPASARNPASSGLHDQQTWVSAIEEFQSFAGLNITGELDAETMKLMSLPRCGVRDRVGTGDSRSKRYALQGSRWRVKNLTYKISKYPKRLKRVDVDAEIGRAFAVWSEDTDLTFTRKTSGPVHIEIKFVESEHGDGDAFDGQGGTLAHAFFPVFGGDAHFDDAELWTIGSPRGTNLFQVAAHEFGHSLGLSHSDQSSALMAPFYRGFEPVFKLDEDDKAAIQSLYGRKTNQLRPTNIYPPTTQRPFTPPKVPLDDSICKDSKVDTLFNSAQGETFAFKGDKFYKLTTDSVEEGYPQLISKGWPGLPSNIDAAFTYKNGKTYFFKGTQYWRYQGRQMDGVYPKEISEGFTGIPDHLDAAMVWGGNGKIYFFKGSKFWRFDPAKRPPVKSSYPKPISNWEGVPNNLDAALKYTNGYTYFFKGDKYYRFHDARFAVDSATPPFPRPTAHWWFGCKNTPSSTGNIVEGSDNEFEQHSMIPHADDGNGDDFDAAVGDHQSNDEPIAPEVAERTGNGAMSQTKISSTGAVSTVITTILMCLVSKLIVS
- the Mmp1 gene encoding matrix metalloproteinase-14 isoform X2 — its product is MTIRQATGASNCKTSNKMTNCQSSVFIVVGTLFSILAAAQTAPVSTTTQAEIYLSQFGYLPASARNPASSGLHDQQTWVSAIEEFQSFAGLNITGELDAETMKLMSLPRCGVRDRVGTGDSRSKRYALQGSRWRVKNLTYKISKYPKRLKRVDVDAEIGRAFAVWSEDTDLTFTRKTSGPVHIEIKFVESEHGDGDAFDGQGGTLAHAFFPVFGGDAHFDDAELWTIGSPRGTNLFQVAAHEFGHSLGLSHSDQSSALMAPFYRGFEPVFKLDEDDKAAIQSLYGRKTNQLRPTNIYPPTTQRPFTPPKVPLDDSICKDSKVDTLFNSAQGETFAFKGDKFYKLTTDSVEEGYPQLISKGWPGLPSNIDAAFTYKNGKTYFFKGTQYWRYQGRQMDGVYPKEISEGFTGIPDHLDAAMVWGGNGKIYFFKGSKFWRFDPAKRPPVKSSYPKPISNWEGVPNNLDAALKYTNGYTYFFKGDKYYRFHDARFAVDSATPPFPRPTAHWWFGCKNTPSSTAVGDHQSNDEPIAPEVAERTGNGAMSQTKISSTGAVSTVITTILMCLVSKLIVS
- the Mmp1 gene encoding matrix metalloproteinase-14 isoform X5; the encoded protein is MTIRQATGASNCKTSNKMTNCQSSVFIVVGTLFSILAAAQTAPVSTTTQAEIYLSQFGYLPASARNPASSGLHDQQTWVSAIEEFQSFAGLNITGELDAETMKLMSLPRCGVRDRVGTGDSRSKRYALQGSRWRVKNLTYKISKYPKRLKRVDVDAEIGRAFAVWSEDTDLTFTRKTSGPVHIEIKFVESEHGDGDAFDGQGGTLAHAFFPVFGGDAHFDDAELWTIGSPRGTNLFQVAAHEFGHSLGLSHSDQSSALMAPFYRGFEPVFKLDEDDKAAIQSLYGRKTNQLRPTNIYPPTTQRPFTPPKVPLDDSICKDSKVDTLFNSAQGETFAFKGDKFYKLTTDSVEEGYPQLISKGWPGLPSNIDAAFTYKNGKTYFFKGTQYWRYQGRQMDGVYPKEISEGFTGIPDHLDAAMVWGGNGKIYFFKGSKFWRFDPAKRPPVKSSYPKPISNWEGVPNNLDAALKYTNGYTYFFKGDKYYRFHDARFAVDSATPPFPRPTAHWWFGCKNTPSSTGFKRRGYKNKKN
- the Mmp1 gene encoding matrix metalloproteinase-14 isoform X3, producing MTIRQATGASNCKTSNKMTNCQSSVFIVVGTLFSILAAAQTAPVSTTTQAEIYLSQFGYLPASARNPASSGLHDQQTWVSAIEEFQSFAGLNITGELDAETMKLMSLPRCGVRDRVGTGDSRSKRYALQGSRWRVKNLTYKISKYPKRLKRVDVDAEIGRAFAVWSEDTDLTFTRKTSGPVHIEIKFVESEHGDGDAFDGQGGTLAHAFFPVFGGDAHFDDAELWTIGSPRGTNLFQVAAHEFGHSLGLSHSDQSSALMAPFYRGFEPVFKLDEDDKAAIQSLYGRKTNQLRPTNIYPPTTQRPFTPPKVPLDDSICKDSKVDTLFNSAQGETFAFKGDKFYKLTTDSVEEGYPQLISKGWPGLPSNIDAAFTYKNGKTYFFKGTQYWRYQGRQMDGVYPKEISEGFTGIPDHLDAAMVWGGNGKIYFFKGSKFWRFDPAKRPPVKSSYPKPISNWEGVPNNLDAALKYTNGYTYFFKGDKYYRFHDARFAVDSATPPFPRPTAHWWFGCKNTPSSTGNIVEGSDNEFEQHSMIPHADDGNGDDFDAGFKRRGYKNKKN
- the Mmp1 gene encoding matrix metalloproteinase-14 isoform X4, with product MTIRQATGASNCKTSNKMTNCQSSVFIVVGTLFSILAAAQTAPVSTTTQAEIYLSQFGYLPASARNPASSGLHDQQTWVSAIEEFQSFAGLNITGELDAETMKLMSLPRCGVRDRVGTGDSRSKRYALQGSRWRVKNLTYKISKYPKRLKRVDVDAEIGRAFAVWSEDTDLTFTRKTSGPVHIEIKFVESEHGDGDAFDGQGGTLAHAFFPVFGGDAHFDDAELWTIGSPRGTNLFQVAAHEFGHSLGLSHSDQSSALMAPFYRGFEPVFKLDEDDKAAIQSLYGRKTNQLRPTNIYPPTTQRPFTPPKVPLDDSICKDSKVDTLFNSAQGETFAFKGDKFYKLTTDSVEEGYPQLISKGWPGLPSNIDAAFTYKNGKTYFFKGTQYWRYQGRQMDGVYPKEISEGFTGIPDHLDAAMVWGGNGKIYFFKGSKFWRFDPAKRPPVKSSYPKPISNWEGVPNNLDAALKYTNGYTYFFKGDKYYRFHDARFAVDSATPPFPRPTAHWWFGCKNTPSSTGNIVEGSDNEFEQHSMIPHADDGNGDDFDAV